One genomic segment of Rubripirellula amarantea includes these proteins:
- the gmd gene encoding GDP-mannose 4,6-dehydratase, producing MSKSALITGITGQDGSYLAELLLSKGYLVHGLVRRSSTFATERIEHIYQDVHEKGNMMLHYGDLTDGQALSNLVLDIEPDEIYNLGAQSHVRVSYDQPVYTLQTVGVGALNVLEAARLLNKKKQTKVYQASSSEMYGDVLETPQKETTPFNPQSPYACAKVYAFHQTVNYRRGYDMFASNGILFNHESERRGETFVTRKITRAAGRIKVGMQKKLYLGNLDAKRDWGYAKDYVEGMWRILQHSEPDDFVLATGRTESVRDFCRLVFEQLDLDYQDFVEIDPRYFRPAEVDLLLGDASKAKEKLGWTPATDLEELARIMTQHDLELAQREAHAKSFVPS from the coding sequence ATGTCTAAATCCGCACTCATCACTGGCATCACCGGCCAAGACGGAAGTTACCTCGCCGAGTTACTGCTTTCCAAGGGATACCTTGTCCACGGACTCGTCCGACGTAGCAGCACCTTTGCGACTGAGCGAATCGAGCATATCTACCAAGACGTGCACGAGAAGGGAAACATGATGTTGCACTACGGTGACCTGACTGATGGCCAGGCGCTAAGCAACTTGGTGTTGGACATCGAACCCGATGAAATCTACAACCTCGGTGCCCAAAGCCACGTCCGCGTTTCGTACGACCAACCGGTTTACACTTTGCAAACGGTTGGAGTAGGTGCGTTGAATGTGCTCGAAGCCGCACGCCTGCTGAACAAGAAAAAGCAAACGAAGGTTTACCAGGCCAGTAGTAGTGAGATGTACGGCGACGTTCTTGAAACGCCTCAAAAAGAAACCACGCCGTTCAACCCTCAATCGCCCTACGCGTGTGCCAAGGTTTACGCATTCCACCAAACCGTGAACTACCGACGCGGTTACGACATGTTCGCCAGCAACGGTATTCTGTTCAATCATGAATCAGAGCGTCGTGGTGAAACTTTCGTCACACGAAAAATCACTCGCGCCGCAGGCCGCATCAAGGTCGGCATGCAAAAGAAGCTGTATCTTGGAAATCTTGATGCCAAACGCGATTGGGGTTACGCCAAGGATTACGTCGAAGGCATGTGGCGCATCCTGCAACACAGCGAACCAGACGACTTTGTGCTAGCGACCGGACGCACCGAATCGGTCCGAGATTTTTGTCGGCTCGTGTTCGAACAACTCGATCTTGACTATCAAGACTTTGTCGAAATTGACCCACGATACTTCCGTCCGGCCGAAGTGGATTTGTTGCTCGGCGATGCTTCCAAGGCTAAAGAAAAACTGGGATGGACACCGGCGACCGACCTGGAAGAACTCGCTCGCATCATGACCCAGCACGACCTGGAACTAGCCCAACGCGAAGCTCACGCCAAGAGTTTTGTCCCAAGCTGA
- a CDS encoding VWA domain-containing protein, with protein MSERQVVYEFARAATLEGWWLWATLVGSLAALLFVCVRYYRRDVSELSRPVRAALLLLRLTTIVALVFFFFELQRRTQRLITRPSEVAVLVDTSQSMSLPSSSNLTSQSRAERAETILAQTDWLDTLKEQHRVSIYTFGGEAEPTIIESIGGSQTTDQDQTEESVPEGSSLAIFAASLIALGVILAVLSLLIGAVSKSSSSNSSSSSQPAASTLGWWILGSAVCLIIGITILGGVASVRSQQSLAEIFGGASLASTDEPDEEDLDATLPETIQVDDWSDAIAATDPQSRIGDAIRGILTDHDPATLAGIVLLSDGQANGGSDAAAAVAAARRSEVAIYTVGLGSSDAPTNVRVVDLDAPRRVYPGDRFAVTGVLQASGAKPLDVEVQLIDGLDSGTGDENDDAESGKVVDSQRVTISNDGTLSGVRFEIEPESVGRRRLSIRVVAPAEDRNQRDDQRSARYEVVSRKLRVLAIAGGPTREYRFVRNLLYRDPSIELSAWLQTGQPGMSQDADALVAEFPATAEELFEYDVIAMFDPDWSALKIEELDLLERWLAQQAGGLILVAGPVYHPQWIRKRTDPRVAKIASFFPVSLSTQSPLLSGGRQGGENAWPIKLTPESQRAEFLWIAPSPEESFEVWEDFSGVFDFVDAKSPKPGAKVYGYFSDPTTELNGSLPIYMASQFYGAGRVYFQGSGEMWRLRGVSDAYFDSYYTKLVRWVSEGRLLRDSNRGVLLVDSSRAMVGDTITVRAVLTDEQFEPLDVPEVQAKVLGPGGRIDDVMLTPLKGEPRAGTYGGRFLVREAGSYEIRLTLGDALDEQVLRQSVQVRLPTIELERPRRNDIELQQFANVTGGEYLPVNDDVTDESLTGQLSNWLRPQPQTTILPGTPDLDFNTRRNAALLWLIATVLTMEWVTRRLHRLA; from the coding sequence GACGCACCCAACGACTGATCACGCGGCCGAGCGAGGTCGCGGTTTTGGTCGACACGAGCCAAAGTATGTCGCTGCCGTCGTCAAGCAACTTGACCAGCCAGAGTCGAGCCGAGCGAGCTGAAACGATCCTCGCACAAACCGATTGGCTCGATACGCTTAAGGAACAGCATCGCGTGTCGATCTACACCTTTGGCGGTGAAGCGGAACCGACCATCATCGAGTCTATCGGCGGCTCGCAAACAACGGACCAGGACCAGACGGAAGAATCGGTGCCCGAAGGATCCTCGCTCGCCATTTTCGCGGCCTCGTTAATTGCCTTAGGGGTGATCCTGGCCGTCTTGTCGTTGCTAATCGGCGCGGTCTCAAAGAGTTCAAGTTCGAATTCGAGTTCGAGTTCACAGCCGGCCGCTTCGACGTTGGGTTGGTGGATTCTCGGGTCAGCCGTTTGCCTGATCATCGGAATCACCATTCTTGGCGGCGTAGCCTCGGTCCGTTCACAACAATCCTTAGCCGAAATCTTCGGCGGTGCATCGCTCGCCTCGACGGACGAACCGGACGAAGAAGACCTCGACGCGACTTTGCCGGAAACGATCCAGGTTGATGATTGGTCCGACGCAATCGCGGCTACGGATCCACAGAGCCGCATCGGTGACGCCATTCGCGGGATTTTAACTGATCACGATCCGGCGACCTTGGCGGGGATCGTATTGCTGAGTGATGGCCAGGCCAATGGTGGCAGCGATGCAGCGGCGGCGGTTGCAGCGGCCCGTCGAAGTGAGGTAGCGATCTACACGGTCGGATTGGGAAGCAGCGACGCACCAACCAATGTTCGGGTTGTCGACCTCGACGCTCCGCGACGCGTTTACCCGGGCGACCGATTTGCCGTAACCGGAGTGTTACAAGCTAGTGGGGCGAAGCCTCTGGATGTCGAAGTGCAATTGATCGACGGTTTGGATTCGGGCACGGGTGACGAAAATGACGATGCCGAATCGGGAAAGGTCGTCGATTCGCAACGAGTGACCATTAGCAATGATGGAACGTTGTCGGGGGTCAGGTTCGAGATTGAACCCGAATCCGTTGGCCGTCGTCGTTTGTCGATACGAGTGGTTGCGCCAGCAGAAGACCGCAACCAACGCGATGACCAGCGCAGCGCACGCTATGAAGTGGTTTCCCGAAAGCTGCGTGTTTTGGCGATCGCGGGTGGACCCACTCGAGAGTACCGTTTCGTTCGAAACTTGTTGTACCGGGATCCATCCATTGAGCTGAGTGCGTGGCTGCAAACTGGCCAACCCGGAATGAGTCAGGATGCTGATGCCTTGGTTGCTGAGTTTCCAGCGACGGCGGAAGAACTATTTGAGTACGACGTGATCGCGATGTTCGATCCGGATTGGTCAGCCTTGAAGATCGAAGAACTCGATCTGCTTGAACGTTGGTTGGCTCAACAGGCCGGCGGTTTAATCTTGGTCGCGGGCCCGGTGTACCACCCTCAATGGATTCGCAAACGAACCGATCCGCGAGTCGCCAAGATCGCAAGTTTTTTTCCCGTCAGCTTGTCGACTCAATCTCCGCTGCTTTCCGGTGGACGGCAAGGCGGCGAGAATGCGTGGCCGATAAAGTTAACGCCGGAATCTCAGAGAGCCGAATTTTTATGGATCGCTCCTTCACCCGAAGAAAGCTTCGAGGTCTGGGAAGATTTCAGCGGTGTCTTTGACTTCGTCGATGCTAAGTCACCTAAGCCCGGCGCGAAGGTCTACGGTTATTTCTCGGATCCGACCACCGAACTCAACGGGTCGCTACCGATCTATATGGCGTCTCAGTTCTATGGTGCTGGACGCGTTTATTTTCAAGGCAGTGGCGAAATGTGGCGACTACGCGGCGTTAGCGACGCGTACTTCGATTCGTACTACACGAAGCTGGTTCGGTGGGTCAGTGAGGGGCGTTTGCTTCGCGACAGCAACCGAGGTGTGTTGTTGGTCGACTCCTCGCGAGCGATGGTTGGCGACACGATTACGGTTCGCGCGGTGCTCACCGACGAGCAATTTGAGCCGTTGGATGTGCCAGAAGTCCAAGCCAAAGTGCTGGGCCCCGGCGGTCGAATCGACGATGTGATGCTGACGCCGCTTAAGGGGGAACCGCGTGCTGGCACCTATGGTGGTCGCTTCTTGGTACGCGAGGCTGGCAGCTACGAAATTCGCTTGACGCTTGGCGACGCCTTGGACGAACAGGTGTTGCGGCAAAGCGTTCAGGTGCGATTGCCGACCATCGAATTGGAACGCCCACGACGAAACGACATCGAGTTGCAGCAGTTTGCCAACGTCACTGGTGGCGAGTACTTGCCGGTTAACGATGACGTGACCGACGAATCGCTGACTGGGCAACTCAGCAATTGGTTGCGGCCTCAACCGCAAACGACCATCCTGCCCGGCACTCCGGACTTGGATTTCAACACCCGGCGAAACGCTGCGTTGTTGTGGTTGATCGCCACGGTGTTGACGATGGAATGGGTGACTCGCCGGTTGCACCGACTGGCGTGA
- a CDS encoding GNAT family N-acetyltransferase translates to MFQISITDDLAALLADKVTWDRLAGGVPFRQAAWLGAWWDTFGEDLQANVVVAHDEKGELQGILPLYRTPDSGTGTLSMIGDGEACSDHVSVLASGPHCEAIAYQMGLELASRATCPQFGWSVLDIDGVVEGDAVMSAFASGLKDGGSALHASSRMSIWYKPADASWDEHLKHYGKTQRRKMRRSIELLQQNDEYEKRVASNPAEVEVFLNHVIRMHQRRWNEAGQPGSFANLKFQTFIHEAAQKFFADGQLYVANLRYQDTVIGGELNIVGTNRIMYSYSAGFDTDYEAQEPGRLLCIDALHELYRRDLVGLDYLRGDEKYKERFATEQRRLFRVRAIAPTMFPRLKHAVWSTGFEVKQWMRRRTGRVEIAVQDPTSLGQAPTLGQAPPLEQAPPLEQAKTPG, encoded by the coding sequence ATGTTCCAAATTTCGATCACCGATGATCTTGCCGCCCTGCTCGCTGATAAGGTGACCTGGGATCGACTCGCTGGCGGAGTACCGTTTCGGCAGGCTGCTTGGTTGGGTGCTTGGTGGGACACGTTTGGCGAAGATTTGCAAGCCAATGTCGTGGTCGCCCATGATGAAAAGGGCGAACTTCAAGGCATTTTGCCACTCTATCGCACCCCGGATTCCGGAACGGGCACGCTTTCGATGATCGGCGATGGCGAAGCCTGCAGCGACCATGTTTCGGTGTTGGCGTCGGGCCCGCACTGCGAAGCGATCGCCTACCAAATGGGTCTTGAGCTTGCATCGCGAGCGACATGTCCCCAGTTCGGTTGGAGCGTTCTGGATATCGACGGGGTGGTCGAAGGCGACGCGGTCATGTCCGCCTTTGCGAGCGGCTTGAAAGACGGCGGTTCGGCTTTGCACGCAAGTTCACGCATGAGCATCTGGTACAAACCAGCCGATGCATCGTGGGATGAACATCTGAAACATTACGGGAAGACTCAGCGACGAAAGATGCGTCGCTCGATCGAGCTACTTCAACAGAACGACGAGTACGAAAAGCGAGTGGCTTCGAATCCGGCCGAGGTCGAAGTGTTCTTGAATCACGTGATCCGCATGCATCAGCGTCGTTGGAACGAAGCGGGTCAGCCCGGCAGCTTTGCGAACTTGAAGTTTCAAACGTTCATCCACGAAGCGGCTCAAAAGTTTTTTGCCGATGGCCAATTGTACGTTGCCAACCTACGGTACCAGGACACGGTGATCGGTGGTGAACTGAACATCGTTGGCACCAACCGCATCATGTACAGCTACAGCGCTGGTTTCGACACCGACTATGAGGCACAGGAACCAGGCCGGTTGTTGTGTATCGATGCTCTGCACGAGCTTTATCGCCGGGATCTCGTGGGCTTGGATTACCTTCGCGGCGATGAGAAGTACAAGGAACGTTTTGCGACCGAGCAGCGTCGACTGTTCCGCGTGCGTGCCATCGCACCGACCATGTTCCCGCGTTTGAAGCATGCGGTATGGTCGACGGGGTTTGAAGTCAAACAATGGATGCGTCGACGCACTGGCCGGGTCGAGATTGCGGTCCAAGACCCGACTTCTCTCGGGCAAGCCCCTACTCTTGGGCAAGCACCGCCGCTTGAACAAGCACCGCCGCTAGAGCAAGCGAAGACGCCTGGTTGA
- the rsmH gene encoding 16S rRNA (cytosine(1402)-N(4))-methyltransferase RsmH, which produces MRLSPVPVSDSVHVSVMPDEIVHWVSEIDPKTIVDGTYGGGGHSDLLLKKLPDDDVRIFGLDRDPEVSERVDSQPHDKRLTVFLGSYEATPKAMAAMDADSIDAMVLDLGLSSDQLADRSRGFSYTEDGPLDLRFDPENGHPAYDWLAWKKEEEIANAIYQFGEERYSRRIAREIIARRRKEDPVKTVDQLVDVCRRCVPRSKNHDIHPATRTFQALRIVVNDELGILTRTLAAAPDWLRPGGRMVVISFHSLEDRIVKNAFRDDERWNILTKKPLRPTDAEVAANPRARSAKLRVAERV; this is translated from the coding sequence ATGAGGTTATCGCCAGTGCCCGTTAGTGACTCTGTTCATGTTTCGGTCATGCCAGATGAGATCGTGCACTGGGTCAGCGAGATTGATCCCAAGACGATCGTCGATGGCACTTATGGTGGTGGCGGGCACTCCGACTTACTGCTGAAGAAGTTGCCTGATGACGACGTGCGCATCTTTGGGCTTGACCGTGACCCCGAAGTGAGCGAACGCGTTGATTCGCAACCGCACGATAAGCGATTGACTGTTTTCCTAGGCAGCTACGAAGCAACGCCGAAAGCCATGGCGGCGATGGACGCCGATTCGATCGACGCGATGGTGTTGGACCTGGGACTTTCGAGCGACCAATTGGCGGACCGTTCGCGAGGGTTCAGCTACACCGAGGATGGACCGCTTGATTTGCGTTTCGACCCGGAAAACGGGCATCCCGCGTATGATTGGTTGGCATGGAAGAAAGAAGAAGAGATTGCCAACGCGATCTATCAATTTGGTGAGGAACGCTACAGCCGCCGAATCGCTCGAGAGATCATCGCGCGACGTCGTAAGGAAGATCCAGTCAAGACCGTCGATCAACTTGTTGATGTTTGTCGACGGTGTGTGCCACGAAGCAAGAACCACGACATCCATCCGGCGACTCGAACGTTTCAAGCGCTACGTATCGTGGTCAACGATGAACTCGGAATCCTGACGCGTACGCTTGCGGCGGCGCCGGATTGGCTTCGCCCCGGCGGTCGCATGGTCGTGATCAGCTTTCATTCGCTCGAAGATCGGATCGTCAAGAACGCGTTTCGTGACGACGAACGCTGGAACATTTTGACGAAGAAACCGCTGCGTCCAACCGATGCAGAGGTCGCAGCGAACCCGCGAGCCAGAAGCGCCAAACTGCGAGTCGCCGAGCGAGTTTAA
- a CDS encoding sugar phosphate isomerase/epimerase family protein: MTTTVAIVAVLSMIPARDCGGVLNWFGITSIPSFYADGTMQSRRSFLQAAAIGTGLAFTRSHAFADRTETPWLRRTLKIGMIGGKGSLEEKFTIALEAGFEGVEMNVPGTDVESANAAAEKTGLIIDGTVGGYHWEVRHTDPDDAVRADALTKLKAGIRETRAMGADTMLLVPGHGKDGTAEEVYSRAVAAVEAALPVAEENKVAILIENVWNHFLYDHDGGSDQTAEDLAKFIDHFDSPLVGVQFDIGNHWKYGDPAAWIRTLGSRIQKLDIKGFSRGSGQFTKIGEGDIDWASVETALHDIQFQGWLAAEVQGGDLQRLKEVVNNMNAALHCDEVIASAR, encoded by the coding sequence ATGACCACGACGGTTGCGATTGTTGCGGTATTGTCGATGATCCCTGCACGCGATTGCGGTGGCGTGTTAAACTGGTTCGGGATCACCTCCATTCCTTCCTTCTACGCTGATGGCACCATGCAAAGTCGACGCTCCTTCCTTCAAGCCGCTGCGATTGGCACTGGTCTTGCCTTTACGCGATCGCACGCGTTTGCCGATCGCACGGAAACACCGTGGTTACGACGCACCCTCAAGATCGGCATGATCGGCGGAAAAGGTAGCCTTGAAGAAAAGTTCACGATCGCACTCGAAGCCGGCTTCGAAGGTGTCGAGATGAACGTTCCGGGCACGGATGTTGAGTCAGCCAATGCGGCGGCGGAAAAGACTGGTCTTATCATTGACGGCACCGTCGGCGGATATCACTGGGAAGTACGACACACCGATCCGGACGACGCGGTTCGCGCTGATGCGCTCACGAAACTTAAAGCCGGTATCCGGGAGACTCGTGCGATGGGTGCTGACACGATGCTGTTGGTTCCCGGTCATGGCAAAGACGGTACCGCCGAAGAAGTCTATTCACGCGCGGTCGCCGCCGTCGAAGCTGCTCTTCCGGTTGCCGAAGAGAACAAAGTAGCGATCCTGATCGAGAACGTTTGGAATCACTTCCTGTACGATCACGATGGCGGTAGCGACCAAACTGCGGAGGATCTTGCCAAGTTCATTGACCACTTTGATTCGCCACTGGTGGGCGTTCAATTCGACATCGGCAACCACTGGAAGTACGGCGATCCGGCCGCGTGGATTCGCACATTGGGCTCACGCATTCAAAAACTCGACATCAAAGGATTCTCGCGAGGAAGCGGTCAGTTCACCAAGATCGGCGAAGGAGACATCGATTGGGCATCCGTCGAAACCGCGCTGCATGACATCCAGTTTCAAGGCTGGTTGGCGGCGGAGGTTCAGGGTGGAGACCTGCAACGTTTGAAGGAAGTGGTGAACAACATGAACGCGGCGTTGCACTGCGATGAGGTTATCGCCAGTGCCCGTTAG
- a CDS encoding GDP-L-fucose synthase family protein, with amino-acid sequence MNSALSGKIFVAGHRGMVGSALCRRLEGIDGEIVTATRNELDLTDPAATSAFFADHKFDAVIFAAAKVGGIVANNTFPVEFLADNVLMSVSAIRAAHETGVKRFLFLGSTCIYPRDCAQPIVEESLLTGPLESTNEAYALAKISGLKLCEYYRRQYGVLFHSAMPTNLYGPGDNYHPEHSHVLPALIRRFHEAKINGDPSVTIWGTGSPRREFLYVDDLADALVHLASLDNPPNWVNVGTGVDVTILEVAKLVAKTVGYDGAIETDPSRPDGTPVKCTDATKLHATGWKHQVALEEGLRRTYQCFLAETQAGELRSV; translated from the coding sequence ATGAACTCAGCATTATCAGGAAAGATTTTCGTCGCCGGCCATCGTGGAATGGTTGGATCGGCGCTGTGCCGGCGTCTTGAAGGAATCGACGGCGAAATCGTAACGGCGACCCGAAATGAGCTGGACCTGACGGATCCGGCGGCCACCAGTGCGTTCTTTGCCGATCACAAGTTCGACGCCGTCATTTTCGCCGCAGCCAAAGTTGGCGGAATCGTGGCTAACAACACCTTTCCGGTTGAGTTTTTGGCTGACAACGTGCTGATGTCGGTTTCGGCCATCCGAGCCGCCCACGAAACCGGCGTGAAGCGGTTCTTGTTTCTAGGTAGCACGTGCATCTATCCGCGCGATTGCGCTCAACCAATCGTTGAAGAATCGCTACTGACCGGTCCACTTGAATCCACCAACGAGGCCTACGCGCTGGCGAAAATCTCGGGGCTGAAATTGTGCGAGTACTATCGACGCCAATATGGAGTGTTGTTCCATAGTGCGATGCCGACCAACTTGTACGGTCCCGGTGACAATTATCACCCCGAACACTCACACGTATTACCCGCGTTGATTCGTCGCTTTCATGAAGCCAAGATCAACGGTGACCCCAGCGTGACGATTTGGGGAACCGGATCGCCGCGTCGCGAGTTTTTGTACGTTGACGATTTGGCCGATGCGCTGGTTCACCTTGCATCACTCGATAATCCGCCCAACTGGGTCAACGTCGGCACGGGCGTTGACGTGACAATTCTTGAGGTAGCAAAATTGGTCGCCAAGACGGTTGGCTACGATGGCGCTATCGAGACCGACCCTTCGCGTCCAGACGGTACACCCGTCAAATGCACCGATGCGACGAAACTCCATGCCACCGGGTGGAAACACCAAGTCGCTTTGGAAGAAGGCTTACGTCGGACCTATCAATGTTTCTTGGCTGAAACTCAAGCCGGCGAACTGCGTTCTGTTTAG